From the genome of Sporomusa sphaeroides DSM 2875:
TGATGTGAAGGTAGCTCTTGAAGAATGGTTGGCCAAAAAAGATATCGGTGCCGGTTCACGTGAACGGGCTGACAAGCTGAGCGCTGCTCTGGACGCTGTAAAAGGCACCAACGCACTGCTTGACGAAATAAACAGCTATAAAGATTTCTTTGTTAAACGTTCCCAGTGGATCTTTGGTGGCGACGGCTGGGCATATGATATCGGTTACGGCGGCCTTGACCATGTTCTGGCTTCCGGTGAAGATGTCAATGTGTTCGTATTTGATACTGAAGTGTACTCCAATACTGGCGGTCAATCCTCGAAAGCCACTCCGACTGCCGCTATTGCTCAGTTTGCTGCCAGCGGCAAGCAAACCAAGAAAAAAGATCTTGGCATGATGGCTATGAGCTATGGCTATGTTTATGTAGCCCAAGTCTGCATGGGCTCTGACAAGAACCAAACTCTTAAAGCTATTGCCGAAGCAGAGGCTTATCCGGGACCGTCCCTCATCATCGCTTACTCGCCATGCATCAACCATGGCTTGAAAGTAGGCATGGGCAACAGCCAGCTTGAATGCAAACGTGCTGTTGAAGCCGGATACTGGTCAATGTATCGTTACAATCCTGCGCTTAAAGAGCAAGGCAAAAATCCGTTCAGCCTTGACTCCAAAGAGCCGACTGCTGACTTCAAAGAATTCCTCATGGGTGAAGTACGTTACTCCTCACTTAAGAAGCTGTTCCCTGAACAAGCCGATGAATTATTTGACAAAACAGCCAAAGATGCCGTCGAAAGACGGGATATGTACAAACGGTTAGTCAAACTTCATGGTGAAATTGTAGCTGAAACAGCTGCTAAAGAATAAGCATCAGCTAGTCTTATAAGAATAAAAAAGCGCTATTTGCCGGTACAAGGCAAATAGCGCTTTCTTTTATCCTGACACAAAACCAGACCCGGTGAGGGCAGACGCCAAGCAACGCTGCGCCGCTGGCGCTTAACCTACGCTCTTGCATAACGGCCGCCCTCGCCTCAGTAATGTTGACGGCTGTAAGGAACGCGTCACGCCGCTAACAATACTTGATATCTACTCTGACAATATGAGCTGGCGAAGACGAACCCGCCAGCGTTAAAGGAATTTTTTCCGTACCGGCCTGGAGGGTAAGCAGCAGGAAATCTCCTGCCAGCAGTTCGTACCTTTCACTGTTGTCAATGGTGAGAGTGATGCTGCCTTCCACACAATAGAAGGCTGAACTCACTTTAGCAAACCGGGCAGGGTCGGCCGGTTTTGTCTCCAGGGCAATCGGTCTGTTATCCTTAGTGTGAATGGCAGCCAGCTCTCCGGCGCAGGCGCCTGCCAGCATTACATTAAAATCACGGACTTTGCCAAAACTTGTGGTTGTCCAGTCACCGCTGAAGCTGTCTTGCTCAAAAGGTGTCAGCGTTACACTGTGATGACCTGCATGTTCCAGCTTCATTGTGCCTTCCAGTACCATAATCAGCCGCCATACTCCCGGCAGGGACGTAAAAACAGATTCTTCGGTTTCAACTCTGGCTGAGCTAAGGCGCCATTGAAAATTGCGCTCACTATAAACGGCATCCTTGGGATAAATGGCAATTTGTGTCGTAGTGCCGCCAGACCAGTTGCTGGTGGTCTGTTCCTGACGGCGTACTAATTCAACTTCATAAGACATATTTTTTCTCCCCTTCAACGCTGTAGTCTGTTGTAACGAAACAATATATATGCAATTATTATACCAATGTTTTGACAATGCGGCTATCATGCCGCAGTACACCGGCATGGATTTTGAGCAAATTGTATATAGTACAGGAGTTGGGGCTTATTTGTCGAAAAGAGGATTAAAGGGGAGAAAACTCTGCAGGAGGATATATGGTTTATCGATTGTACTTGGTAGTTTTAGCATTTATAGTAACATTCTGCTTCTGGCCGGTGGCAGCTTTAGCTATCGGAGAAAACCCGGACCACCGGGTTTTAATTGTAGCTGGCGATGAAAATTTTCCCCCGTATGAATTTGTTGATAGTATTGATGGGTCTCAGGTTTACCGGGGGTTTAATGTTGATCTCTTAAAAGCCGTTGCGCTTAGTACCGGTTATGAAATTCAATTCCGCCCTTTGCCCTGGGCAGAGGCGATGCGGGCGCTGGACCGCGGGGAAGTTCATGCCGTAGGCGGAATGAAATATAATTCCGAGCGTGATAAACGGTATGATTTTTCCGAAGCCTATATGACGAATTCGTTGGCTATTTTTGTTCGCAAAGACATGCAGGCCATTGCTTCAATTGATGATTTAACCGGATATAAGGTTGCTGTGCAGAAAGATGCTGTGAGTTACTACCGGTTGAAAGACCTCCCGGTACATTTATGGCTTACCTCCAGTCAGGAAGAAACGCTGGCCTTATTAGTCAACGGCGAAGTGGATGCTGCTGTGGGCAATCACTTGACAGGCAAATATATTTTGCAGCGGACCAATAAGCATGAAAATATTAAAATTGTTGGTGGGGCTATTGATCCGGAAGGGTATTGCGTGGCAGTACAGGAAGGCGACCCGCTGCTTGTTGTTTTTAACAGAGGGTTAGCCGATATTAAGCAAAATGGCACATATGACAAAATCTATGCCAAATGGTTTGGTGAGCCGGTGGACTACCCTGTGCAGTACTATAAGCGCAATTTTAGCATTGCCTTAGGGGGTGTGGTGGTACTGGTTGTTGTTGCCGCCGTATTCATTCAAATTAATCTGTACTTACAACGGGAGGTAAAAAAGCGCACTCTCGAAATTCAAAAGATTAACGAAGAATTACAGCGAAAAGATAAGATGGAGGCACTGGGTAAGCTTGTTGCCTGTATCGCCCATGAAATCCGCACACCCTTGACGTCGATCAAGACTTTTGTTGAGTTATTGCCAGCTAAGTACGATAATCCCTTGTTTAGAGAAAAGATAAGTCAATTTGTGCCGCAGGAAGTGGAGCGGCTTAATACGATTGTGAATGATTTGCTGTCCTATGCAAATCCGCGCAAGATTGAGCGGGAAACTACCCCGCTGAAACGCCTGATTGATAATGTTATGGTATTTTTCGCCGATGCCATCGCCAGGCAAGGGATCGATTTGCAGATAGATATTAACGAAGAAGTGCTTGTCCAGGTGGATAGACAGCAAATGAAACAGGTAATGATCAATATTTTTTTAAATGCTATCCAGGCAGTAGAAGGCACAGAGCATGCCAAACTGACAGTCAGCGGCGGTATAATGGACGGCCTGCCGTATTTGGCTATCTTCGACAATGGTGCGGGTATTGCTGAGGAAAACCGGAAATTTCTCTTTGAACCTTTTTTTTCGACGAAAGACAGAGGGACAGGCTTAGGCCTGTTTGTTAGTTATCAGCTGGCTAAACAAAACCGGGTGGATATCAGGATTGACAGCCAGGCCGGCAGCGGCACAAGGGTAACATTACTATTTAACTCTGAGGAGAATGAAGATGCATAAATTACTGATTGTTGACGATGAACCAGCTATCTGTACTTCCCTGTATTTTGCCCTGGAGGATAAATATCTGGTGACAATGGCGAATTCGGCCGAGGAGGCGCTGGCCGCTGTTGCTAAACAGGAGTTTAATATTGTCTTATTGGATTTGAAACTAGGCAGTGCTGACGGCATGGAAGTATTAAAAGCAATAAAGCAAATTGACGGCAGTATTATTGTGATTATTATGACTGCCTATGGCAGCATACAATCGTCGGTGGCAGCGATTAAAGCCGGCGCGTTTTACTATCTGACTAAGCCTATTAATATGGATGAGCTCCATATGCTGCTGACCAATGCTTCCGAATATATCGGGATGCGTTCTAAAGTTGAATATTTAAACGAAAAGCTGACAGAACAAAATGAAATAGCAGGCATGGTCGGTACTTCGGCGGCTATGCGGCAGATTCAGCATGATATCGAGCGGGTTAAAAACGTTGATTCCAATGTCCTCATCTGTGGGGAAAGCGGTACAGGCAAGGAACTTGTCGCCAAAGCCCTGCATTACTTAAGTGTGCGCAAAAAAGAACCCTTTGAGGTCATTAACTGTGCCGCTATCCCGGCAGAACTCTTGGAAAGCGAGCTGTTCGGTTATGAAAAGGGCGCCTTTACCGGCGCGGTACAACGGAAAAAAGGAATTTTTGAACTGGCCGACCAAGGTACGTTATTTCTGGACGAAATCGGCGAGATGGACATAAAGTTGCAAGCCAAACTGCTGCGGGTAGTACAGGAAAAGGAAATAGCGCCAATTGGCTCCTGTCAGCGTCGAAAGATCAATGTGCGTATTATTTGCGCTACCAACCGGAATTTGAAGCAGATGGTTGCGGAAGGAAAGTTCCGGGAAGATTTATTTTTTCGTCTTAATGTTGTAAGCTTTCAGTTGCCGCCGCTGCGGCAGCGGCGGGAAGACATTCCGTTATTGGCCCAGTATTTTGTTAATAAATACAATAGAAAGATGGCCAAACAAATTAAATATATTGAACCGGATTTTTTGGAGCGGCTCACGCAATATGAGTTTAAGGGTAATGTCAGGGAATTGGAGAATATTATTGAACGCACCATGGTGTTCGCTGATGACGGTGTCCTGCGCGCCGCCAGTTTACCGGCAGAAGTGCAGCAATACCATATCCTAGCCGAAGAGAAGCCGGCTGAAGGCCCC
Proteins encoded in this window:
- a CDS encoding HutD family protein, which produces MSYEVELVRRQEQTTSNWSGGTTTQIAIYPKDAVYSERNFQWRLSSARVETEESVFTSLPGVWRLIMVLEGTMKLEHAGHHSVTLTPFEQDSFSGDWTTTSFGKVRDFNVMLAGACAGELAAIHTKDNRPIALETKPADPARFAKVSSAFYCVEGSITLTIDNSERYELLAGDFLLLTLQAGTEKIPLTLAGSSSPAHIVRVDIKYC
- a CDS encoding transporter substrate-binding domain-containing protein, producing MVYRLYLVVLAFIVTFCFWPVAALAIGENPDHRVLIVAGDENFPPYEFVDSIDGSQVYRGFNVDLLKAVALSTGYEIQFRPLPWAEAMRALDRGEVHAVGGMKYNSERDKRYDFSEAYMTNSLAIFVRKDMQAIASIDDLTGYKVAVQKDAVSYYRLKDLPVHLWLTSSQEETLALLVNGEVDAAVGNHLTGKYILQRTNKHENIKIVGGAIDPEGYCVAVQEGDPLLVVFNRGLADIKQNGTYDKIYAKWFGEPVDYPVQYYKRNFSIALGGVVVLVVVAAVFIQINLYLQREVKKRTLEIQKINEELQRKDKMEALGKLVACIAHEIRTPLTSIKTFVELLPAKYDNPLFREKISQFVPQEVERLNTIVNDLLSYANPRKIERETTPLKRLIDNVMVFFADAIARQGIDLQIDINEEVLVQVDRQQMKQVMINIFLNAIQAVEGTEHAKLTVSGGIMDGLPYLAIFDNGAGIAEENRKFLFEPFFSTKDRGTGLGLFVSYQLAKQNRVDIRIDSQAGSGTRVTLLFNSEENEDA
- a CDS encoding sigma-54-dependent transcriptional regulator, with amino-acid sequence MHKLLIVDDEPAICTSLYFALEDKYLVTMANSAEEALAAVAKQEFNIVLLDLKLGSADGMEVLKAIKQIDGSIIVIIMTAYGSIQSSVAAIKAGAFYYLTKPINMDELHMLLTNASEYIGMRSKVEYLNEKLTEQNEIAGMVGTSAAMRQIQHDIERVKNVDSNVLICGESGTGKELVAKALHYLSVRKKEPFEVINCAAIPAELLESELFGYEKGAFTGAVQRKKGIFELADQGTLFLDEIGEMDIKLQAKLLRVVQEKEIAPIGSCQRRKINVRIICATNRNLKQMVAEGKFREDLFFRLNVVSFQLPPLRQRREDIPLLAQYFVNKYNRKMAKQIKYIEPDFLERLTQYEFKGNVRELENIIERTMVFADDGVLRAASLPAEVQQYHILAEEKPAEGPRVIPVYVGEDLGEIERKVIIQTLQHYRGDKAKTAQTLKISERKLWYKIKEYELK